A genome region from Megalobrama amblycephala isolate DHTTF-2021 linkage group LG18, ASM1881202v1, whole genome shotgun sequence includes the following:
- the cryba1b gene encoding crystallin, beta A1b — MALTNPMSMPMGPWKITVYDQEHFQGRRCEFTACCQNIMEYGMETVRSLKVECGAWVGFEHSTFNGQQFILEKGDYPCWEAWSGSNAYRIERLMSFRPICSAMHSDSRMMLFECENMSGRQWEVCGDYPSLQAMGWCNNEVGSFQVMSGAFVCYQYPGYRGYQYIMECDCHGGEYRHYREYGCHAQTPQIQSIRRIQH, encoded by the exons atggctctgacaaACCCTATGTCAATGCCCATGGGACCATGGAAG ATTACTGTTTATGACCAGGAGCATTTCCAGGGCAGGCGTTGCGAATTCACCGCCTGCTGCCAGAATATCATGGAGTATGGAATGGAGACTGTCCGCTCCCTGAAGGTGGAGTGTGGCGC CTGGGTAGGTTTTGAGCACTCTACCTTCAATGGCCAGCAGTTCATCTTGGAGAAGGGAGATTACCCTTGCTGGGAGGCCTGGAGTGGAAGCAATGCCTATCGCATTGAGAGGCTGATGTCCTTCCGCCCCATCTGTTCTGCT ATGCACAGCGATTCCCGTATGATGCTTTTCGAGTGTGAGAACATGAGTGGAAGGCAGTGGGAGGTGTGCGGTGACTACCCCTCCCTGCAGGCTATGGGATGGTGCAACAACGAGGTCGGCTCCTTCCAAGTCATGAGTGGCGC CTTTGTATGCTACCAGTATCCTGGTTACCGTGGTTACCAGTACATTATGGAGTGTGACTGCCACGGAGGCGAGTACAGGCACTACAGGGAGTATGGTTGCCATGCTCAGACCCCTCAGATCCAGTCTATCCGCAGGATCCAGCATTGA